From a region of the Megalops cyprinoides isolate fMegCyp1 chromosome 13, fMegCyp1.pri, whole genome shotgun sequence genome:
- the LOC118787992 gene encoding plakophilin-3-like isoform X2, giving the protein MPHTSVSTYAVPSEIQLGHGGTLSDEAAKAKRVQQQVQMRLAEKFTSLPRVNGSSSNYAASEYGGTQTMKYSTYAPGFSSKSHMYNMSRTIAAPRVSQTAGYSSRSAVEMGPRQRVSLGGGLGGGAYQHDDMRMGGQQSSYQQVVTRTMSRPDPETLSLRSLRLHNMSQQPSPVAAWMAQDGSEGSLSEREAAFTRQHSYAASNGYTTQMRQSPAPGTMRRTLSGTLARAGSSGGGGEMEVVQHYQSFKGPAHRTISRIANRNNRASMVSSVSGASTLQHQMSSGSSYGGGLAMGGMSSSSQVFLPRTLSVKSVHSVGKGVDVCDGQMIMGSMGNLSGFSHMDMPTAVSYLSMDDTELQVQGAAYIQHECYHNNDAKKQVYHLKGIPAMVQLFNSENQEVQRYATGAMRNIIYENMDNKAALIEAGGIPMLILALKEPDDELRKNITGILWNLSSKDSLKDKLAKETLTDLTEKILIPLSVSGESDTIQQSPSESEIFYNTTGCLRNLSSVNEKTRGLMRDMRGLVDSLVGYIQTSLQDGKVEDKGVENAVCVLRNLSYQLYEEMPPSILQRLEGPTRGQDSGMNDAIGCFTPKSKKAKDRQNQDLSTFTEVAKQPKGEEWLWHPQVVGLYNRVLQRCEINTTTREAAAGALQNITAGDKRWASVLSRVALEQERMLPVIMDLLRTHSDVELRSLTGFLRNLSRHAKDKGAMATKVVSTLVAKLPKDGHQKEPSSDVVINICGALNNLVIGSQLAARDITYFDGLTKLVAIKTSHDNSSAKQKAAKAASTVLCNMFQYKKLHKDYKQKGFTRQDFADGTI; this is encoded by the exons ATG CCCCATACTTCCGTCAGCACTTATGCGGTCCCCTCCGAGATCCAGCTCGGGCATGGGGGTACTCTCTCGGACGAAGCCGCGAAGGCGAAGAGGGTCCAGCAACAGGTCCAGATGCGCCTTGCTGAGAAGTTCACCTCCCTCCCGCGGGTAAACGGGTCCAGCTCTAATTACGCAGCTTCAG AGTATGGTGGCACCCAGACAATGAAATATTCCACCTACGCCCCAGGATTCAGCTCCAAGTCCCACATGTACAACATGAGCAGGACTATTGCG GCGCCCAGGGTGTCGCAGACTGCCGGCTACTCCTCACGCTCGGCTGTGGAAATGGGTCCTCGGCAAAGGGTCAGCCTCGGGGGCGGGCTCGGAGGCGGAGCCTATCAGCACGATGACATGCGCATGGGCGGCCAGCAGAGCAGCTACCAGCAGGTGGTCACCCGCACCATGAGCCGGCCCGACCCCGAGACGCTCTCCCTGCGCTCGCTGCGTCTGCACAACATGTCCCAGCAGCCGTCACCCGTGGCAGCGTGGATGGCTCAGGACGGCAGTGAGGGCAGCCTGTCGGAGAGGGAGGCGGCCTTCACCCGCCAGCACTCTTACGCGGCCAGCAACGGCTACACCACCCAGATGCGGCAGTCCCCAGCGCCCGGCACCATGCGCCGTACCCTCAGCGGGACGCTGGCCCGTGCTGGCAGCAGTGGTGGGGGCGGCGAGATGGAGGTCGTCCAGCATTACCAGTCCTTCAAGGGCCCCGCCCACCGCACCATCAGCCGCATCGCCAACCGCAACAACCGGGCGAGCATGGTCTCCTCCGTCTCCGGGGCCAGCACCCTGCAGCACCAGATGTCCAGTGGCAGCAGCTACGGCGGCGGGCTGGCCATGGGGGGCATGTCCAGCAGCTCCCAGGTCTTCCTGCCGCGCACCCTGTCCGTGAAGAGCGTGCACAGCGTGGGGAAGGGCGTTGACGTGTGTGATGGCCAGATGATCATGGGCAGCATGGGGAACCTCAGTGG ATTCAGCCATATGGACATGCCCACAGCTGTCAGCTACTTGTCCATGGATGACACAGAACTGCAAGTGCAAGGAGCAGCCTACATCCAGCATGAGTGCTACCATAACAATGATGCTAAGAAGCAG GTGTATCATCTGAAGGGAATCCCTGCGATGGTGCAGCTCTTCAACAGCGAAAACCAGGAGGTGCAGCGTTACGCCACAGGAGCCATGCGTAACATCATCTACGAGAACATGGACAACAAGGCGGCGCTGATCGAGGCCGGGGGGATCCCAATGCTCATCTTGGCCCTCAAGGAGCCAGACGACGAGCTCCGCAAAAACATCACTG GTATTCTATGGAACCTGTCCTCCAAAGACAGTCTGAAAGACAAACTGGCAAAGGAAACACTGACTGACCTGACAGAGAAGATCCTGATTCCTCTGTCTGTTAGTGGAGAGTCTGACACCATCCAGCAAAGTCCCTCCGAGTCCGAGATCTTCTACAACACCACCGGCTGCCTCAG GAACCTGAGCTCTGTGAATGAGAAGACGCGGGGCTTGATGCGGGATATGCGGGGCTTGGTAGACTCACTGGTGGGCTACATCCAAACCTCCCTGCAGGATGGCAAGGTGGAGGACAAG GGGGTcgagaatgctgtgtgtgtcttgcGGAACCTGTCCTATCAGTTGTATGAGGAGATGCCGCCATCCATCCTTCAGCGATTGGAGGGACCAACAAGAGGGCAGGACAGTGGAATGAATGACGCCATTGGCTGCTTCACCCCCAAAAGCAAGAAAGCCAAGGAT AGACAGAACCAGGACCTGTCTACATTCACAGAGGTGGCAAAACAGCCGAAGGGCGAGGAGTGGTTGTGGCACCCCCAGGTGGTGGGGCTTTATAATCGCGTGCTCCAGCGCTGTGAGATCAACACCACCACACGCGAGGCGGCCGCTGGGGCTTTACAGAACATCACTGCGGGGGATAAGAGG TGGGCGTCGGTGCTCAGCCGGGTGGCGTTGGAGCAGGAACGCATGCTGCCTGTGATCATGGACCTCCTGCGCACCCACAGCGACGTGGAGCTGCGTTCACTGACGGGCTTCCTGAGGAACCTGTCCCGCCATGCCAAGGACAAGGGCGCCATGG CGACCAAGGTGGTTAGCACCTTGGTGGCCAAGCTGCCTAAAGACGGCCACCAGAAGGAGCCCTCCAGCGATGTAGTGATCAACATCTGCGGAGCCCTCAACAACCTGGTGATAGGCAGCCAGCTGGCTGCCCGGGACATCACTTACTTTGATGGACTCACAAAGCTGGTGGCCATCAAGACCAGCCATGACAACAG CTCGGCGAAGCAGAAAGCAGCCAAGGCAGCGTCGACAGTGCTCTGCAACATGTTCCAGTACAAGAAGCTCCACAAGGACTATAAACAG aaagggTTCACGAGACAGGACTTTGCTGATGGAACCATTTGA
- the LOC118787992 gene encoding plakophilin-3-like isoform X1, which yields MSVSMNTESVFLSAVQPHTSVSTYAVPSEIQLGHGGTLSDEAAKAKRVQQQVQMRLAEKFTSLPRVNGSSSNYAASEYGGTQTMKYSTYAPGFSSKSHMYNMSRTIAAPRVSQTAGYSSRSAVEMGPRQRVSLGGGLGGGAYQHDDMRMGGQQSSYQQVVTRTMSRPDPETLSLRSLRLHNMSQQPSPVAAWMAQDGSEGSLSEREAAFTRQHSYAASNGYTTQMRQSPAPGTMRRTLSGTLARAGSSGGGGEMEVVQHYQSFKGPAHRTISRIANRNNRASMVSSVSGASTLQHQMSSGSSYGGGLAMGGMSSSSQVFLPRTLSVKSVHSVGKGVDVCDGQMIMGSMGNLSGFSHMDMPTAVSYLSMDDTELQVQGAAYIQHECYHNNDAKKQVYHLKGIPAMVQLFNSENQEVQRYATGAMRNIIYENMDNKAALIEAGGIPMLILALKEPDDELRKNITGILWNLSSKDSLKDKLAKETLTDLTEKILIPLSVSGESDTIQQSPSESEIFYNTTGCLRNLSSVNEKTRGLMRDMRGLVDSLVGYIQTSLQDGKVEDKGVENAVCVLRNLSYQLYEEMPPSILQRLEGPTRGQDSGMNDAIGCFTPKSKKAKDRQNQDLSTFTEVAKQPKGEEWLWHPQVVGLYNRVLQRCEINTTTREAAAGALQNITAGDKRWASVLSRVALEQERMLPVIMDLLRTHSDVELRSLTGFLRNLSRHAKDKGAMATKVVSTLVAKLPKDGHQKEPSSDVVINICGALNNLVIGSQLAARDITYFDGLTKLVAIKTSHDNSSAKQKAAKAASTVLCNMFQYKKLHKDYKQKGFTRQDFADGTI from the exons atGAGTGTTAGCATGAACACTGAgagtgtttttctgtctgctgtgcagCCCCATACTTCCGTCAGCACTTATGCGGTCCCCTCCGAGATCCAGCTCGGGCATGGGGGTACTCTCTCGGACGAAGCCGCGAAGGCGAAGAGGGTCCAGCAACAGGTCCAGATGCGCCTTGCTGAGAAGTTCACCTCCCTCCCGCGGGTAAACGGGTCCAGCTCTAATTACGCAGCTTCAG AGTATGGTGGCACCCAGACAATGAAATATTCCACCTACGCCCCAGGATTCAGCTCCAAGTCCCACATGTACAACATGAGCAGGACTATTGCG GCGCCCAGGGTGTCGCAGACTGCCGGCTACTCCTCACGCTCGGCTGTGGAAATGGGTCCTCGGCAAAGGGTCAGCCTCGGGGGCGGGCTCGGAGGCGGAGCCTATCAGCACGATGACATGCGCATGGGCGGCCAGCAGAGCAGCTACCAGCAGGTGGTCACCCGCACCATGAGCCGGCCCGACCCCGAGACGCTCTCCCTGCGCTCGCTGCGTCTGCACAACATGTCCCAGCAGCCGTCACCCGTGGCAGCGTGGATGGCTCAGGACGGCAGTGAGGGCAGCCTGTCGGAGAGGGAGGCGGCCTTCACCCGCCAGCACTCTTACGCGGCCAGCAACGGCTACACCACCCAGATGCGGCAGTCCCCAGCGCCCGGCACCATGCGCCGTACCCTCAGCGGGACGCTGGCCCGTGCTGGCAGCAGTGGTGGGGGCGGCGAGATGGAGGTCGTCCAGCATTACCAGTCCTTCAAGGGCCCCGCCCACCGCACCATCAGCCGCATCGCCAACCGCAACAACCGGGCGAGCATGGTCTCCTCCGTCTCCGGGGCCAGCACCCTGCAGCACCAGATGTCCAGTGGCAGCAGCTACGGCGGCGGGCTGGCCATGGGGGGCATGTCCAGCAGCTCCCAGGTCTTCCTGCCGCGCACCCTGTCCGTGAAGAGCGTGCACAGCGTGGGGAAGGGCGTTGACGTGTGTGATGGCCAGATGATCATGGGCAGCATGGGGAACCTCAGTGG ATTCAGCCATATGGACATGCCCACAGCTGTCAGCTACTTGTCCATGGATGACACAGAACTGCAAGTGCAAGGAGCAGCCTACATCCAGCATGAGTGCTACCATAACAATGATGCTAAGAAGCAG GTGTATCATCTGAAGGGAATCCCTGCGATGGTGCAGCTCTTCAACAGCGAAAACCAGGAGGTGCAGCGTTACGCCACAGGAGCCATGCGTAACATCATCTACGAGAACATGGACAACAAGGCGGCGCTGATCGAGGCCGGGGGGATCCCAATGCTCATCTTGGCCCTCAAGGAGCCAGACGACGAGCTCCGCAAAAACATCACTG GTATTCTATGGAACCTGTCCTCCAAAGACAGTCTGAAAGACAAACTGGCAAAGGAAACACTGACTGACCTGACAGAGAAGATCCTGATTCCTCTGTCTGTTAGTGGAGAGTCTGACACCATCCAGCAAAGTCCCTCCGAGTCCGAGATCTTCTACAACACCACCGGCTGCCTCAG GAACCTGAGCTCTGTGAATGAGAAGACGCGGGGCTTGATGCGGGATATGCGGGGCTTGGTAGACTCACTGGTGGGCTACATCCAAACCTCCCTGCAGGATGGCAAGGTGGAGGACAAG GGGGTcgagaatgctgtgtgtgtcttgcGGAACCTGTCCTATCAGTTGTATGAGGAGATGCCGCCATCCATCCTTCAGCGATTGGAGGGACCAACAAGAGGGCAGGACAGTGGAATGAATGACGCCATTGGCTGCTTCACCCCCAAAAGCAAGAAAGCCAAGGAT AGACAGAACCAGGACCTGTCTACATTCACAGAGGTGGCAAAACAGCCGAAGGGCGAGGAGTGGTTGTGGCACCCCCAGGTGGTGGGGCTTTATAATCGCGTGCTCCAGCGCTGTGAGATCAACACCACCACACGCGAGGCGGCCGCTGGGGCTTTACAGAACATCACTGCGGGGGATAAGAGG TGGGCGTCGGTGCTCAGCCGGGTGGCGTTGGAGCAGGAACGCATGCTGCCTGTGATCATGGACCTCCTGCGCACCCACAGCGACGTGGAGCTGCGTTCACTGACGGGCTTCCTGAGGAACCTGTCCCGCCATGCCAAGGACAAGGGCGCCATGG CGACCAAGGTGGTTAGCACCTTGGTGGCCAAGCTGCCTAAAGACGGCCACCAGAAGGAGCCCTCCAGCGATGTAGTGATCAACATCTGCGGAGCCCTCAACAACCTGGTGATAGGCAGCCAGCTGGCTGCCCGGGACATCACTTACTTTGATGGACTCACAAAGCTGGTGGCCATCAAGACCAGCCATGACAACAG CTCGGCGAAGCAGAAAGCAGCCAAGGCAGCGTCGACAGTGCTCTGCAACATGTTCCAGTACAAGAAGCTCCACAAGGACTATAAACAG aaagggTTCACGAGACAGGACTTTGCTGATGGAACCATTTGA